ACCGATATCAATGTTGAAATGCTGAATGAAGCGCGGAAGGGCGTTTATAACCTGCGGAAAATAAAGGCCTACCAGGAAAATTACACCCAATCGGAGCTACCAGGCTCACTTACCGATCATTTTACCATGATGCACGACGCGGCCGGTGTTCACAGTACATTCAGGCAAAATACCCTGTTTTCGGTCCACAACCTAATTACCGACAGTGTTTTCAACGAATTTCACTTGATCAGTTGCAGGAATGTTTTTATTTATTTTGAAGCTGCTTTACAGGAAAAGATACTGACACTTTTTTATAATAGCCTGGCGCCCGGCGGCTTCCTGTGCCTGGGTACAAAGGAGACCATCCGTTTCCCCGATATGAAGCATAAGTTTAAGACTATCAATTCAAAGGCTAATATTTATCAAAAAATGGGAGGATAGTCCCGTCAGAATAAGCTCGTTTGCCCAACGCCAAGCACCCTGGCTTCATGCTCAAGCAGCCATTTTTTACGCCAAATACCTCCTGCGTACCCAGTAAGGCTGCCATCCGACCCAATAACCCGGTGACACGGAACGACTATAGCCAAGTCGTTTTTCCCGTTACTTGAAGCAATGGCCCTGATGGCCAGGGGGTTGTTCATCATCTTCGACTGTTGCAGGTAGCTTATAGTCTTCCCATAACCTATTTTCAACAGGCATTCCCATACCTGTTGCTGGAAAGCCGAACCAGGCTGCTGTATCGGAAAATCAAATATTTTACGCGTGCCGGCAAAATATTCATCCAGTTGTCGGGCAGCCATTTTAAGCAGGGGAGTGGGCCCTTCTTCTTCCTCACCCGCAACGTCCCGGATGTTGACAGACGATATGAACCCGTCGTTTTCACTTATCCTTATGATACCGATGGGTGATGGATGATAAATAGTTGGCATACGGTAAAATTAAGTTTTTACAATGAAACACAAGCTCAAATGGTTTCTGCTTTAGTCTTTCTGCTTTCAGCTTCACAAAAACTATCTTTGCATTCAATGGAGCTCTACAACCAAACCCTTCACCTGCTCAAAAAAGAGATACTGCTCGAATGGCGGTCTAAATACGCCTTCAACGGGGTTTTGCTCTATGTGGTCTCAACGGTGTTTGTTTGCTACATCTCATTCCGCCTCACACCTGGTTTTGAGGGTAGTGCCGGTTACCCCATTGTATGGAACGTCCTTTTCTGGATCATCATGCTTTTCGCATCGGTCAATGCTATCGCCAAAAGCTTTTTGCAGGAAAGTAAGGGCAGGCTGTTGTATTATTACTCCATTGCAAGCCCGCAAGCTATTATTTTATCCAAAACAATTTACAATATCCTGTTGATGTCGCTGCTGAGCGTGCTTGCCTTGCTGGTCTATATCCTTTTCTTCAATAATACTATTGGCGACCCGCTT
Above is a window of Mucilaginibacter ginsenosidivorans DNA encoding:
- a CDS encoding methylated-DNA--[protein]-cysteine S-methyltransferase; this encodes MPTIYHPSPIGIIRISENDGFISSVNIRDVAGEEEEGPTPLLKMAARQLDEYFAGTRKIFDFPIQQPGSAFQQQVWECLLKIGYGKTISYLQQSKMMNNPLAIRAIASSNGKNDLAIVVPCHRVIGSDGSLTGYAGGIWRKKWLLEHEARVLGVGQTSLF
- a CDS encoding CheR family methyltransferase — encoded protein: MSEIPGITDLQLHELTDLVRKLHGFDFSGYSKASLKRRLSRIIMLKKMSLDELHKQLNSDPHFFQWFLEEITVNVTEMFRDPVFFKALNTQVLPCFDNLNHIRAWSAGCSSGEEVYSLSILLNLAGFGNRSFIYGTDINVEMLNEARKGVYNLRKIKAYQENYTQSELPGSLTDHFTMMHDAAGVHSTFRQNTLFSVHNLITDSVFNEFHLISCRNVFIYFEAALQEKILTLFYNSLAPGGFLCLGTKETIRFPDMKHKFKTINSKANIYQKMGG
- a CDS encoding heme exporter protein CcmB, whose translation is MELYNQTLHLLKKEILLEWRSKYAFNGVLLYVVSTVFVCYISFRLTPGFEGSAGYPIVWNVLFWIIMLFASVNAIAKSFLQESKGRLLYYYSIASPQAIILSKTIYNILLMSLLSVLALLVYILFFNNTIGDPLFYFLSVILGSISFSTIFTMISAIASKAGNNGTLMAILSFPVVIPVILVLVRLSKSAMDGLDRSASYGNMGVLFAINAIVIATSLLLFPYLWKD